The following proteins are co-located in the Manihot esculenta cultivar AM560-2 chromosome 9, M.esculenta_v8, whole genome shotgun sequence genome:
- the LOC110623380 gene encoding valine--tRNA ligase, mitochondrial 1, whose product MSEAEKKIETQEDLDRKKKKEEKAREKELKKLKAAEKAAKLKAQQESSNASQKSTAKKNARRDAGVEENPEDYVDPETPSGEKKKLSAQMAKQYNPTAVEKSWYTWWEKSGYFSADAKSSKPPFSIVLPPPNVTGALHIGHALTAAIEDTIIRWRRMSGYNTLWVPGVDHAGIATQVVVEKKLMRERHLTRHDIGREKFVSEVWKWKEQYGGTILRQLRRLGASLDWSRECFTMDDKRSKAVIEEFVRLYKDGLIYRDIRLVNWDCTLRTAISDIEVDYTDIKEKTLLKVPGYEKPVEFGLLTLFAYPLEGDLGEIVVATTRLETMLGDTAIAIHPDDKRYSHLHGKFAIHPFNGRKLPIICDAVLVDPNFGTGAVKITPAHDPNDFDVGKRHNLEFINVFTDDGKINSNGGSEFVGMLRFKAREEVKEALQKKGLYRGAKNNEMRLGCCSRTNDVVEPMIKPQWYVNCSSMAKQALDAAIDGENPKLEFFPKQYLAEWKRWLENIRDWCISRQLWWGHRIPAWYITLEDDELKELGAYNDHWVVGRDEQAALQEANVKFPGEKFEMSQDPDVLDTWFSSGLFPLSVLGWPDDTDDLKNFYPTSVLETGHDILFFWVARMVMLGIKLGGDVPFTKVYLHPMIRDAHGRKMSKSLGNVIDPLEVINGITLEGLHKRLEEGNLDPNELIVAKAGQKKDFPNGISECGADALRFALVSYTAQSDKINLDIQRVVGYRQWCNKLWNAVRFAMSKLEIGYAPPLTLDMETMPFSCKWILSALNKAISKTVSAMNSYEFSDAASTVYSWWQYQFCDVFIETIKPYFNSDDPAFASAKNSAKDCLWVCLDNGLRLLHPFMPFITEELWQRLPAALDHTRKESIVISEYPSTIEAWTNERVEYEMDLVEATVKCIRSLRAEVLGNPRNERLPAFAFCQNDAVAETITSHEFYITTLATLSSFQVLLSGKEEPPADCAFENVNENLKVYLKVRGKVDTGGELEKIRNKMDDIQKQWDKLDKMVNAAGYKEKVPSHIQEENAEKLAKLLQEMEFFKKESSRLQAVIKTGGK is encoded by the exons ATG TCAGAAGCAGAAAAGAAGATTGAAACTCAAGAGGATCTTGACcgcaagaagaagaaagaagaaaag GCTAGGgaaaaagaattgaagaagctTAAGGCAGCTGAAAAGGCAGCTAAATTAAAG GCACAACAAGAATCCAGTAATGCTTCACAAAAGAGTACTGCTAAAAAGAATGCTAGGCGAGATGCTGGAGTTGAGGAGAATCCTGAAGATTATGTTGACCCTGAGACTCCTTCTGGTGAGAAGAAAAAGCTTTCTGCTCAAATGGCAAAACAGTATAATCCAACTGCCGTGGAGAAATC ATGGTATACCTGGTGGGAAAAATCAGGTTATTTTTCCGCTGATGCAAAAAGCTCCAAACCACCATTTTCCATA GTTCTTCCTCCACCAAATGTGACTGGGGCCCTACATATAGGCCATGCCCTTACAGCTGCTATAGAG GATACAATTATTCGTTGGCGGAGAATGTCTGGATATAATACCTTGTGGGTACCTGGCGTGGACCATGCTGGGATAGCAACACAG GTGGTCGTAGAGAAGAAGTTAATGCGCGAGCGGCACTTAACCAGGCATGATATTGGCCGTGAGAAATTTGTTTCTGAA GTTTGGAAGTGGAAGGAGCAGTATGGCGGTACTATATTGAGACAGCTGCGAAGGCTGGGTGCCTCTCTTGATTGGTCGCGTGAG TGTTTTACAATGGATGATAAAAGATCAAAGGCTGTGATAGAGGAATTTGTTCGGCTATACAAGGATGGTCTCATCTATAG GGATATCCGATTGGTGAATTGGGATTGCACCTTACGAACTGCTATATCTGATATTGAG GTAGATTATACTGACATCAAGGAGAAGACACTGTTGAAGGTTCCTGGTTATGAGAAACCAGTGGAATTTGGTCTTCTAACCTTATTTGCTTATCCTCTGGAGGGAGATCTGGGTGAAATTGTTGTTGCCACAACTAGATTGGAAACAATGCTTGGTGATACTGCTATTGCCATACATCCTGATGACAAAAGGTACAGTCATCTACATGGCAAATTCGCAATTCATCCATTTAATGGAAGAAAACTTCCAATAATTTGTGATGCTGTTCTTGTTGATCCCAATTTTGGCACTGGTGCTGTCAAG ATCACTCCAGCACATGACCCGAATGATTTTGATGTGGGGAAGCGTCATAATCTTGAATTTattaatgtttttactgatgATGGTAAAATTAATAGCAATGGTGGTTCAGAGTTCGTTGGGATGCTGCGCTTCAAGGCTCGGGAGGAAGTGAAAGAAGCATTACAGAAAAAG GGATTGTATAGGGGTGCTAAAAATAATGAGATGCGACTTGGCTGTTGTTCAAGAACCAATGATGTTGTGGAGCCAATGATAAAGCCACAGTGGTATGTTAATTGCAGTAGTATGGCAAAGCAAGCTCTTGATGCAGCAATTGATGGTGAAAATCCAAAGCTTGAATTCTTTCCAAAGCAATATTTGGCCGAGTGGAAAAG ATGGCTTGAGAATATACGTGATTGGTGCATATCGAGGCAGCTTTGGTGGGGTCATCGCATACCTGCCTGGTATATTACACTTGAAGATGATGAATTGAAGGAACTTGGTGCCTACAATGACCATTGGGTAGTTGGTAGAGATGAGCAGGCGGCTCTACAGGAGGCTAATGTGAAATTTCCTGGAGAGAAGTTTGAGATGAGTCAAGATCCTGATGTCCTTGACACATGGTTTTCTTCTGGTTTATTTCCATTGTCAGTATTGGGTTGGCCAGATGATACtgatgatttgaaaaatttttaccCAACTTCAGTACTTGAAACTGGGCatgacattttatttttctggGTTGCTCGGATGGTGATGTTAGGAATTAAACTGGGAGGTGATGTACCATTTACAAAG GTTTATCTGCATCCAATGATTCGTGATGCACATGGCCGTAAGATGTCAAAGTCTTTGGGAAATGTTATTGACCCTCTTGAAGTAATAAATGGAATAACTCTTGAAGGCCTTCACAAAAGACTAGAGGAGGGTAACTTGGATCCAAATGAACTGATTGTTGCGAAAGCTGGACAGAAGAAAGATTTCCCTAATGGCATCTCTGAATGTGGTGCAGATGCTCTTCGATTTGCTCTTGTATCATACACAGCTCAG tctgataaaataaatttggaCATTCAAAGAGTTGTTGGATACCGTCAATGGTGCAACAAATTGTGGAATGCTGTACGATTTGCTATGAGCAAACTTGAAATTGGTTATGCCCCTCCACTGACTCTAGATATGGAAACTATGCCTTTCAGCTGCAAGTGGATACTCTCAGCACTTAACAAAGCCATATCTAAAACAGTTTCAGCAATGAATTCATACGAGTTTTCAGATGCTGCCAGCACAGTGTATTCATGGTGGCAGTAtcagttttgtgatgttttcatAGAAACAATCAAACCCTATTTTAATAGTGATGATCCAGCATTTGCCTCTGCAAAGAATTCTGCCAAAGATTGTCTTTGGGTGTGTTTGGACAATGGCCTGCGATTGCTTCATCCATTTATGCCCTTTATTACTGAGGAACTGTGGCAACGCCTTCCTGCAGCCCTGGATCATACCAGGAAAGAGTCAATTGTGATATCCGAATATCCATCAACGATAGAA gcCTGGACAAATGAGAGGGTGGAATATGAAATGGACCTTGTTGAGGCTACTGTGAAGTGTATAAGATCTCTGAGGGCTGAGGTGCTTGGTAACCCAAGAAATGAGAG ACTACCGGCTTTTGCATTTTGCCAAAATGATGCAGTAGCAGAAACTATCACTAGCCATGAATTTTATATTACAACTCTTGCAACTTTATCATCTTTCCAG GTATTATTGAGTGGAAAAGAAGAACCTCCTGCGGACTGTGCATTTGAGAATGTCAATGAGAATCTTAAAGTCTATCTCAAGGTTCGAGGAAAAGTTGATACAGGAGGAGAGCTTGAGAAGATCAGAAATAAAATGGATGATATACAAAA GCAATGGGACAAGTTGGATAAGATGGTTAATGCAGCAGGCTATAAAGAAAAAGTACCATCTCATATTCAGGAGGAGAATGCTGAAAAGCTTGCGAAACTACTTCAAGAGATGGAATTCTTTAAAAAAGAGAGCTCTCGGCTTCAAGCTGTGATTAAAACAGGGGGCAAATAG